The Mobula birostris isolate sMobBir1 chromosome 1, sMobBir1.hap1, whole genome shotgun sequence genome contains a region encoding:
- the LOC140197601 gene encoding transcription factor Sox-17-alpha-A-like, with translation MSSPDAGYASDDQVQSRCNMTGMLPTMGSCQWAEPMSSLVDTKVAGAADQANNPGNRSKSESRIRRPMNAFMVWAKDERKRLAQQNPDLHNAELSKMLGKSWRGLSLTEKRPFVEEAERLRVQHMKEHPNYKYRPRRRKQIKRIKRVDTGLLMHSISEQQLSNDGRVCNQSMNMSYHDTGYCIQSQIPHLSHYREAQTMAAGVESFGLPTPETSPLDVLEASSVFFPTQLQEDCQIMPYGNSTGYHPHQQHPDYSSQETQAALFRRQRAELGVSQDDQLGHDGGFHGMFSSCHNMVAMYYSQMCSPNGQRSLNMHVGQLSPPPEPHRADNLDHLSQADLLAEVDRNEFEQYLTSVARPDLAGLAYNAPEASPNGLTSVESNLISSVLSDASSAMYYSNFPSA, from the exons ATGAGCAGCCCTGATGCTGGTTACGCTAGTGACGACCAGGTTCAGAGTAGGTGCAACATGACCGGGATGTTGCCGACGATGGGATCCTGCCAGTGGGCTGAACCTATGAGCTCTCTCGTAGATACCAAAGTCGCTGGCGCTGCCGATCAAGCGAACAATCCCGGCAACCGATCGAAGTCTGAGAGCCGCATCCGTCGGCCGATGAATGCCTTCATGGTCTGGGCAAAGGACGAGCGCAAAAGGCTGGCGCAACAAAACCCGGACCTGCACAACGCCGAGCTTAGCAAGATGCTGG GTAAGTCGTGGAGAGGCCTCTCCTTGACTGAGAAACGCCCCTTTGTGGAGGAGGCTGAGAGACTTCGGGTGCAGCACATGAAAGAACATCCCAACTACAAATACCGGCCTAGGCGGAGAAAACAGATTAAGAGAATAAAGCGGGTGGACACGGGCTTGCTGATGCACAGCATCTCCGAGCAGCAGCTGAGCAACGACGGGCGCGTTTGTAACCAAAGCATGAATATGTCGTACCACGACACCGGCTACTGCATACAGAGCCAGATTCCGCACCTCAGCCACTACAGGGAAGCCCAAACCATGGCAGCCGGTGTGGAGAGTTTCGGCTTACCAACCCCCGAGACGTCTCCTTTGGATGTTTTGGAGGCAAGTTCTGTATTCTTCCCTACACAATTGCAAGAAGATTGCCAAATAATGCCTTATGGGAACAGCACTGGATACCACCCCCACCAACAACACCCCGACTACTCTTCCCAGGAAACCCAAGCCGCCCTTTTCCGTCGGCAGAGAGCTGAGCTGGGTGTTTCCCAGGATGATCAGCTGGGACACGACGGCGGTTTCCATGGCATGTTCAGCTCTTGCCATAACATGGTAGCAATGTACTACAGCCAGATGTGCTCGCCAAACGGCCAGCGGTCCTTGAATATGCATGTTGGCCAACTCTCTCCACCCCCCGAACCGCACCGCGCGGACAACCTGGATCATCTCAGCCAGGCTGATCTTCTGGCGGAAGTAGATCGCAATGAGTTCGAGCAATACCTCACGTCGGTCGCACGACCTGATCTGGCAGGACTCGCCTACAATGCACCCGAGGCAAGTCCGAACGGACTCACTTCAGTAGAGAGCAATCTGATTTCCTCCGTCCTTTCCGATGCCAGCAGTGCCATGTATTATTCCAATTTCCCTTCGGCATAA